From the genome of Seriola aureovittata isolate HTS-2021-v1 ecotype China chromosome 6, ASM2101889v1, whole genome shotgun sequence, one region includes:
- the zgc:172121 gene encoding homocysteine S-methyltransferase YbgG isoform X1, with product MGSRLRPYMSDNGPLILDGGLATELEAQGANLQGDPLWSARLLHTTPKAIQDAHYRFLLSGADVITTATYQASITGFITHLDVSSECARELLMSGVQLAKESVKRFVSDSRPTGQRHPLVAGSVGPYGAFLHNGSEYTGSYAEEMSIEELKVWHRPQIDCLTAAGADLIAFETIPSLKEAEALVELLREFPSSKAWLSFSCKDGRCISDGSPFTDAVQMAHRCTQLVAVGVNCCCPAVVEPLLESAGSLLSPDMSWVVYPNSGEDWDAERGWLTPVKKSASIPELSRTWMKRGAALIGGCCRIGPAHITELRQQLKGSCTSPASAV from the exons ATGGGTTCCCGTCTAAGACCTTATATGAGTGATAATGGACCTTTGATCCTGGATGGTGGACTAGCAACTGAACTGGAAGCACAAGGAGCTAATTTACag GGAGATCCGCTGTGGAGCGCCAGGCTTTTGCATACTACTCCTAAAGCCATACAAGATGCTCATTACAG GTTCCTCCTTAGTGGAGCTGATGTCATCACCACAGCTACATACCAGGCAAGTATTACAGGATTCATCACTCACCTGGACGTGAGCTCTGAATGCGCCAGAGAGCTGCTGATGTCTGGTGTTCAACTGGCCAAAGAGTCAGTGAAGAGATTTGTCTCTGACAGTCGTCCGACAG GGCAGAGACATCCCTTGGTGGCCGGCTCTGTTGGACCGTACGGGGCTTTTCTGCACAACGGCTCAGAGTACACTGGGTCTTATGCAGAGGAGATGAGTATAGAG GAGCTTAAAGTTTGGCACCGGCCTCAGATTGATTGCttaacagcagcaggagctgatCTCATTGCTTTTGAGACAATCCCAAGTCTGAAAGAGGCGGAGGCtctggtggagctgctgagaGAGTTCCCGAGCTCTAAAGCCTGGCTCTCCTTCTCCTGTAAG GATGGGAGGTGTATATCAGACGGCAGCCCCTTCACAGATGCAGTGCAGATGGCTCACAGATGCACACAGCTGGTCGCTGTAGGAGTCAACTGCTGTTGTCCGGCCGTGGTGGAGCCGCTGCTGGAGTCTGCTGGGTCCCTGCTGAGCCCAGACATGAGCTGGGTGGTGTACCCCAACAGTGGAGAAGACTGGGACGCTGAGAGGGg GTGGTTAACACCAGTGAAAAAATCAGCATCGATACCTGAACTCAGTCGTACGTGGATGAAGCGAGGAGCTGCTTTGATCG GAGGTTGCTGCCGTATTGGACCTGCACACATAACAGAGTTACGACAGCAGTTAAAAGGAAGTTGCACGTCTCCAGCCTCTGCAGTGTGA
- the zgc:172121 gene encoding homocysteine S-methyltransferase YbgG isoform X2, translating into MGSRLRPYMSDNGPLILDGGLATELEAQGANLQGDPLWSARLLHTTPKAIQDAHYRFLLSGADVITTATYQASITGFITHLDVSSECARELLMSGVQLAKESVKRFVSDSRPTGQRHPLVAGSVGPYGAFLHNGSEYTGSYAEEMSIELKVWHRPQIDCLTAAGADLIAFETIPSLKEAEALVELLREFPSSKAWLSFSCKDGRCISDGSPFTDAVQMAHRCTQLVAVGVNCCCPAVVEPLLESAGSLLSPDMSWVVYPNSGEDWDAERGWLTPVKKSASIPELSRTWMKRGAALIGGCCRIGPAHITELRQQLKGSCTSPASAV; encoded by the exons ATGGGTTCCCGTCTAAGACCTTATATGAGTGATAATGGACCTTTGATCCTGGATGGTGGACTAGCAACTGAACTGGAAGCACAAGGAGCTAATTTACag GGAGATCCGCTGTGGAGCGCCAGGCTTTTGCATACTACTCCTAAAGCCATACAAGATGCTCATTACAG GTTCCTCCTTAGTGGAGCTGATGTCATCACCACAGCTACATACCAGGCAAGTATTACAGGATTCATCACTCACCTGGACGTGAGCTCTGAATGCGCCAGAGAGCTGCTGATGTCTGGTGTTCAACTGGCCAAAGAGTCAGTGAAGAGATTTGTCTCTGACAGTCGTCCGACAG GGCAGAGACATCCCTTGGTGGCCGGCTCTGTTGGACCGTACGGGGCTTTTCTGCACAACGGCTCAGAGTACACTGGGTCTTATGCAGAGGAGATGAGTATAGAG CTTAAAGTTTGGCACCGGCCTCAGATTGATTGCttaacagcagcaggagctgatCTCATTGCTTTTGAGACAATCCCAAGTCTGAAAGAGGCGGAGGCtctggtggagctgctgagaGAGTTCCCGAGCTCTAAAGCCTGGCTCTCCTTCTCCTGTAAG GATGGGAGGTGTATATCAGACGGCAGCCCCTTCACAGATGCAGTGCAGATGGCTCACAGATGCACACAGCTGGTCGCTGTAGGAGTCAACTGCTGTTGTCCGGCCGTGGTGGAGCCGCTGCTGGAGTCTGCTGGGTCCCTGCTGAGCCCAGACATGAGCTGGGTGGTGTACCCCAACAGTGGAGAAGACTGGGACGCTGAGAGGGg GTGGTTAACACCAGTGAAAAAATCAGCATCGATACCTGAACTCAGTCGTACGTGGATGAAGCGAGGAGCTGCTTTGATCG GAGGTTGCTGCCGTATTGGACCTGCACACATAACAGAGTTACGACAGCAGTTAAAAGGAAGTTGCACGTCTCCAGCCTCTGCAGTGTGA